One segment of Primulina tabacum isolate GXHZ01 chromosome 6, ASM2559414v2, whole genome shotgun sequence DNA contains the following:
- the LOC142550056 gene encoding uncharacterized protein LOC142550056, with protein MAIATIVAATLQGFVNPLANAIQPPPEPQPRGIKYHYESLRRNRFPTFDGNPDPEDETLKMHRFKKGLNSRIQSALAVFKPNNFSDLMGAAMSAETDIKRRDDENKNKRPMSSQSTQNSPKFKKPNYSGGSFKGNSGSAGNTEGKWCDTCRQKHVGECYRKMGACFKCGKVGHRIKDCPDHKDKGTGSNKKNENKTNARLETVETALFGFVGHVVYPEGEIIIPLTLGSRDLRKTVITTFIVDSPSSYDIILGWLAMNELRAVASTYHQKIKFLVGARVGEVRGDQPSSRKCYVEAVRADQSKTRREGKKTRIDEVGGKVVEKGEVHFVAEEEQEVVEAGPGQKIPVAQDLRTSTRVSLINYLKTNIHVFAWSQQELTGISPLISKHQLNILPGSHSVKQKKRHFGPEKGKVIDKHVRDLLKAGHIQEIQFPTRLSNMVLVPKSTGKWRMCVDFRDLNKACPKDHYPLTQIDKLVDSTSGYELLSFMDAYQGYNQIPLAKNDQDKASFITLGGTFCYVVMSFGLKNAGATYQRLMNKVFEKQLGRNVEVYVDDILGKSKEVAAFITDLEETFATLMHYGIKLNPAKCIFGGKSGKFLGFIVTDRGIEVLRQAQQFGWNEKCEQAFQDLKIHLAELPIKGVYEAKDDRMLKYLQLIKAQSEVFMDWSIEQIPREENNKADALAKMAASLLEASTREVLHIFRLVLSSKEEILPAPEYSWMTPLIKFIINNELPKDKARAQKIKRKALRFVLLNNVLYRRLFQGPLLKCLSTMEVDYVLREIHEGCCGEHLGGISLAQKTMLVDFGGQILAKTLLKWSGLWGMDIVGPLPIARAQKKFLLVAVDYFSKWVEAEHLAKITEQELLKFLWKNIVCRFGVPMRLISDNERQFQGREITSWCWEMKITQFFTSVDYPQANGQTEVNYPRAPTQETPFNLVYGSEAVMPVEIRKTSSRVESYPDNNDQSRAMELELVEEKRDRALIRMEAFRGRVMKSYNKKVRIRDFQVGDLVMKKVNPARDVGKLEARWEGSYKITRRVSSGSFYLEDAERQALKRP; from the exons atggcaatagccACTATTGTAGCTGCAACGTTGCAAGGATTCGTGaacccattggctaacgccATCCAACCACCACCTGAACCGCAACCGCGTGGGATTAAGTACCATTACGAATCTCTTAGAAGGAATCGATTTCCAACTTTTGATGGGAACCCAGACCCAGAG GATGAGACGTTAAAAATGCATCGTTTCAAAAAGGGACTCAACAGTCGAATTCAGTCGGCATTggcagtattcaagccaaacaaTTTTTCGGATCTGATGGGCGCTGCGATGAGCGCAGAAACTGATATCAAGCGACGCGATGatgaaaacaaaaacaaaagacCGATGAGCAGTCAATCTACTCAGAACAGTCCCAAgtttaagaaaccaaattattcaGGTGGGTCTTTCAAAGGAAATTCTGGCAGTGCTGGTAACACCGAAGGAAAGTGGTGTGATACATGTCGACAGAAACATGTTGGAGAATGTTATCGGAAGATGGGCGCTTGTTTTAAGTGCGGAAAGGTGGGTCATAGAATTAAAGATTGTCCTGACCACAAGGACAAAGGGACGGGGTCcaacaagaaaaatgaaaacaagaccAATGCACGG cTGGAGACTGTGGAGACTGCACTTTTTGGCTTTGTTGGCCATGTGGTTTATCCGGAAGGGGAGATTATCATTCCATTGACTTTGGGCTCCCGGGATCTTAGGAAGACAGTGATAACAACTTTCATTGTGGATTCCCCATCATCATATGACATCATTCTGGGCTGGCTGGCTATGAATGAGCTGAGGGCCGTGGCATCCACCTATCACCAAAAGATCAAGTTTCTTGTGGGAGCCCGGGTAGGTGAAGTCCGGGGAGATCAACCTTCTTCTCGGAAATGTTATGTGGAAGCAGTCCGGGCTGATCAAAGTAAAACCAGGAGGGAGGGGAAGAAAACAAGAATTGATGAAGTAGGAGGGAAAGTAGTGGAGAAGGGTGAGGTACATTTTGTGGCGGAGGAAGAGCAGGAGGTTGTAGAAGCCGGACCAGGCCAGAAAATCCCGGTGGCTCAGGACCTTCGTACATCCACCCGAGTTAgtttgattaattatttaaaaactaatattcatGTTTTTGCATGGTCCCAGCAGGAATTGACAGGGATCTCACCCTTGATATCAAAACATCAGTTAAATATTCTCCCGGGATCTCACTCGGTAAAGCAAAAGAAGAGGCACTTTGGTCCTGAAAAAGGCAAAGTTATTGATAAACATGTGAGAGATCTGCTGAAGGCCGGCCACATTCAGGAAATTCAATTTCCTACCCGGCTCTCGAATATGGTGTTGGTGCCAAAATCTACCGGAaagtggaggatgtgtgtggaCTTCCGGGATCTCAATAAAGCTTGCCCCAAGGACCACTATCCATTGACCCAGATTGATAAATTGGTGGACTCCACCTCGGGCTATGAGCTGCTGAGTTTCATGGACGCTTACCAGGGGTACAATCAAATCCCCCTGGCCAAAAATGATCAAGATAaggccagcttcatcacctTGGGGGGTACGTTTTGTTACGTTGTAATGTCTTTTgggttgaagaatgcaggggcCACTTACCAGCGGCTCATGAACAAAGTCTTTGAGAAGCAGTTGGGCCGGAATGTGGAAGTATATGTGGACGATATTTTGGGCAAGTCTAAAGAGGTTGCGGCTTTCATTACCGATTTGGAGGAAACTTTTGCCACTCTGATGCATTATGGAATCAAGCTCAATCCTGCCAAATGTATCTTTGGCGGGAAGAGTGGCAAGTTCTTGGGTTTCATAGTGACAGACCGGGGAATTGAG GTCCTAAGGCAGGCCCAACAATTTGGATGGAATGAGAAGTGTGAACAGGCCTTTCAGGATTTGAAGATCCATCTTGCAGAGCTTCCT ATCAAGGGTGTTTATGAAGCTAAGGATGATAGGATGCTCAAATATCTACAGCTCATCAAAGCCCAGtcagaagtttttatggattggagtattgaacaaATACCCCGGGAAGAGAATAACAAAGCAGATGCTTTGGCAAAAATGGCTGCTTCTTTATTAGAAGCCAGTACCCGGGAAGTATTGCATATTTTCCGACTAGTCCTCTCCTCAAAGGAAGAAATATTGCCAGCACCCGAGTACTCCTGGATGACACCCCTGATCAAATTCATTATAAACAATGAATTACCTAAAGACAAAGCTCGAGCCCAGAAGATCAAGAGAAAAGCTCtcaggtttgttctcttaaataatgtCTTGTACAGGAGATTGTTCCAGGGACCTCTATTAAAATGCTTATCTACGATGGAGGTCGATTATGTCCTCCGGGAAATTCATGAAGGGTGCTGCGGTGAACATCTTGGAGGAATATCTTTGGCCCAGAAGACAATGCTTGTGGATTTTGGTGGCCAAATATTAGCCAAGACTCTGCTCAAGTGGTCCGGACTT TGGGGTATGGACATTGTGGGTCCCTTACCAATTGCCCGGGCTCAGAAGAAATTCTTGCTTGTGGCTGTGGATTATTTTTCCAAATGGGTAGAAGCCGAGCATTTGGCCAAAATCACTGAACAAGAACTTTTAAAGTTTTTGTGGAAGAACATAGTGTGCCGGTTTGGAGTACCTATGAGGCTGATTTCAGATAATGAAAGACAGTTCCAGGGAAGGGAGATTACATCTTGGTGCTGGGAAATGAAGATTACTCAGTTTTTCACCTCTGTTGACTACCCTCAGGCTAATGGCCAGACAGAGGTG AACTACCCCCGGGCACCCACTCAAGAAACTCCCTTCAACTTAGTGTACGGTTCTGAAGCAGTTATGCCAGTTGAAATTCGGAAAACTTCTTCCCGGGTAGAATCCTACCCGGATAACAATGATCAAAGTCGGGCCATGGAGTTGGAATTGGTAGAAGAGAAGAGAGATCGAGCATTAATTCGAATGGAAGCATTCCGGGGCCGGGTTATGAAATCGTATAACAAGAAGGTCCGGATCCGAGACTTCCAAGTAGGGGATCTGGTCATGAAGAAAGTTAATCCAGCAAGAGATGTGGGGAAGCTGGAAGCTCGGTGGGAAGGATCTTACAAAATAACTCGGAGAGTCAGCTCAGGATCCTTTTATCTTGAGGATGCCGAAAGACAAGCTCTCAAGAGGCCCtga